From a region of the Synechococcus sp. PCC 7502 genome:
- a CDS encoding siphovirus Gp157 family protein, with the protein MSTLYQINHDLNELENQLEELDLNNASQDEHNAFIEQWLCLEGELHSKLDNYGIFIRELEARAEVRKAEAKRLDELATVDENKVKALKASLLYVFTAREIKKLETKRFSFSRVKNGGKAPLVLNELTPISEIPKEFQTVIVQVSKETVRIALESGRELPFAKLGERGENIRIK; encoded by the coding sequence ATGAGTACCCTGTACCAAATCAACCACGATCTAAACGAACTAGAAAATCAACTAGAAGAACTTGACCTAAACAATGCCAGTCAAGACGAGCATAATGCTTTCATCGAACAATGGTTGTGCCTTGAAGGTGAACTGCATTCAAAGCTCGACAACTATGGTATTTTCATCCGAGAACTGGAAGCAAGGGCAGAAGTAAGAAAAGCTGAAGCAAAGCGATTGGATGAACTAGCTACAGTAGATGAGAATAAAGTAAAGGCATTGAAAGCATCATTGCTCTATGTATTTACAGCCCGTGAAATCAAGAAACTGGAAACCAAGCGATTTTCATTTTCTAGGGTAAAGAATGGTGGTAAAGCACCTCTAGTCCTAAATGAATTAACTCCTATTTCTGAAATACCTAAAGAGTTTCAAACTGTGATCGTCCAAGTCAGTAAAGAAACCGTGAGAATAGCTCTGGAATCTGGACGAGAATTACCTTTTGCCAAACTTGGTGAACGAGGGGAGAACATCAGAATCAAGTAA
- a CDS encoding DUF6876 family protein yields the protein MITQSDLQQFYGTEQHYRYLNILITDGVKYLADEGECHWLLGIIASFHHQIKRNGRLYEFCLWQAERKGDGAIITARGDTNEPAFLEQHLDYAELTFNIKLYQCGKVVMLPSEY from the coding sequence ATGATTACCCAATCGGATTTACAACAATTCTACGGCACAGAACAACATTACCGATACCTCAACATCCTAATCACCGATGGAGTCAAATATCTGGCTGACGAAGGAGAATGCCATTGGCTTCTAGGCATCATTGCCAGCTTCCATCATCAAATCAAGCGAAACGGCAGGCTCTATGAGTTTTGTCTATGGCAAGCCGAACGGAAAGGCGATGGAGCCATAATCACAGCCAGAGGAGATACAAATGAACCAGCATTCCTAGAACAACATCTCGACTATGCCGAACTTACCTTTAACATCAAACTCTATCAATGTGGAAAAGTGGTAATGCTACCCAGCGAATATTAA
- a CDS encoding DNA-binding transcriptional regulator has translation MQTTQPTSKFIKELRFRLGMTQEQFAAELGVTVASVRRWENNKATPSPLALKVMESLNNQ, from the coding sequence ATGCAAACCACTCAACCCACATCTAAATTTATTAAAGAACTCCGCTTTCGTCTTGGCATGACCCAAGAACAGTTTGCTGCGGAGTTGGGGGTGACAGTTGCATCAGTAAGACGCTGGGAAAATAATAAAGCTACCCCTTCACCATTAGCTTTAAAAGTAATGGAATCTCTTAACAACCAGTAG
- a CDS encoding C39 family peptidase: protein MIDLNIPYFSQLDNALNPYGSCNVTSIAMCLYFLGIRGNGQGQLEDQLYRQMESMGLSRHSPYDLAQLVRQYRRKDNFDPTATWQSVKDWLMQKKPIVVHGYFTNFGHIIVIRGFNDKGFIVNDPYGEFWASGYDNNASGAGLTYSYDLMRDRCGHDGDLWIHFIS, encoded by the coding sequence ATGATCGATCTTAATATCCCCTACTTCAGCCAGCTTGACAATGCTTTAAATCCATACGGTTCCTGCAACGTCACCAGTATCGCCATGTGCCTTTATTTCCTGGGCATTCGTGGTAATGGACAGGGACAGCTAGAAGATCAACTCTACCGTCAGATGGAATCTATGGGATTGAGTCGTCATTCTCCTTACGATCTCGCTCAGTTGGTAAGACAGTATCGGCGCAAGGATAACTTCGATCCAACTGCCACTTGGCAAAGCGTTAAAGACTGGCTCATGCAAAAGAAGCCCATAGTAGTTCACGGCTACTTTACCAACTTTGGACATATCATCGTCATTCGTGGATTCAACGACAAAGGGTTTATCGTCAACGACCCATACGGAGAGTTTTGGGCAAGTGGCTACGACAATAATGCCAGTGGGGCTGGATTGACCTACAGCTATGACCTAATGCGAGATCGTTGCGGTCATGATGGCGACTTATGGATTCACTTTATCTCTTGA
- a CDS encoding site-specific integrase has product MAKGDVKVNSDKGWLRLVWTYQSKRYFLTLGLPDNKTNLKVAQSRATQIQLDILSDNFDLTLAKYKPSPAIQEIKQLTLTELFDRFKGFKEKQVDARTLEKYISVQIQLSEVYGNVVAPDPEAFLTYLEKQGNGKRLIKSKMQMLSSCYKWGMEQQLVSSNPWEKLPSYLRVPPQEAPRPFTSDEVEKILTAFADNRYYSYLYDYVFFLFGTGVRLAEAIGLRWKYLSSDCTNVEIIQTISRGVRKPPKTNRSRQFRLSSDVAEMLIKRRPENFNPEDLVFPSLTGLAIDDHNFRNRAWVSILESIEITYRKPYSTRSTFISHALSSGMNPMTVAQITGHDLAILYQHYAGVIDSSPRTPNLFGVSKKGSNVL; this is encoded by the coding sequence ATGGCTAAGGGTGATGTAAAAGTTAACTCCGATAAGGGGTGGTTACGACTGGTATGGACGTATCAATCTAAGCGGTACTTTTTGACGTTGGGGCTGCCTGACAATAAAACTAATCTTAAGGTTGCTCAAAGTCGGGCTACGCAAATTCAGCTGGATATTTTATCAGATAATTTTGATTTGACACTGGCTAAATATAAGCCTTCTCCAGCAATACAAGAAATTAAGCAGTTAACCCTTACTGAGTTATTTGATCGATTTAAGGGATTTAAGGAAAAGCAGGTGGACGCAAGGACGCTAGAAAAGTATATTTCGGTGCAGATCCAGCTTTCTGAGGTTTACGGTAATGTGGTTGCTCCCGATCCAGAGGCGTTTTTAACTTATTTGGAAAAGCAGGGTAATGGTAAGCGGTTGATTAAATCTAAAATGCAAATGCTATCTTCCTGTTACAAATGGGGCATGGAGCAGCAGTTGGTTAGTAGCAATCCTTGGGAGAAGTTACCCAGTTATTTACGTGTGCCTCCTCAAGAAGCTCCCAGACCGTTTACATCGGATGAGGTAGAAAAAATACTTACAGCGTTTGCTGATAATCGTTATTACAGTTATCTTTACGATTATGTATTCTTTTTGTTTGGTACTGGGGTAAGACTGGCTGAGGCAATTGGGTTGCGTTGGAAATATTTGTCATCGGATTGTACTAATGTTGAGATTATCCAAACAATTTCCCGTGGGGTGCGTAAACCGCCTAAGACTAATCGATCTAGGCAATTTCGTTTGTCATCAGATGTGGCTGAGATGTTGATTAAGCGTCGTCCTGAGAATTTTAATCCTGAAGATTTGGTTTTTCCTTCTTTAACTGGGCTTGCGATCGACGATCATAATTTCCGCAACCGTGCATGGGTTTCGATTTTAGAATCTATTGAGATAACTTATCGCAAGCCCTACAGCACCAGATCGACTTTTATCTCTCATGCTCTTTCTAGTGGTATGAATCCAATGACTGTGGCACAGATTACTGGTCACGATCTGGCAATTCTTTATCAGCATTATGCTGGCGTAATTGACTCTAGCCCTAGAACTCCTAATTTATTTGGAGTTAGTAAGAAAGGTAGTAATGTTCTTTGA
- a CDS encoding tyrosine-type recombinase/integrase, protein MKITIENHDGRLRLRWIYQGKRLQMSCGVNDDPTGRAVAKQKAAQIELDIQAGYFDPTLLKYKPRTRGKTATEISTVELFQKFTQYQAKQKCLSPRSVEARYKPLQRHLERSLNIPANRVTETLAGNFVALQLEQVTNGTAKARLWLLQSCWEWARGKYQIADANPWTAHIPKIKVSESKRVKPFTANEIQLILNAFKCDRYYSHYYPLVSFLFGTGCRFGEAVGLRWRNVADDFSHIIFCETISRGEHRNTTKTGKARTVVLSPRVSAMLKLHSEHPHKPDDLVFTSPKGNPIDDHNFNRRAWKTIINQIGIEYRKPYCTRHSAISHALANGANYLDVAEASGHNPKVMFQNYASSINQKSIFVEF, encoded by the coding sequence ATGAAAATTACCATAGAAAATCACGATGGCAGACTAAGGCTACGTTGGATATACCAAGGCAAACGACTTCAAATGTCTTGTGGTGTTAATGACGATCCAACTGGTAGAGCCGTAGCAAAACAGAAAGCAGCCCAGATTGAGCTAGATATTCAAGCAGGATATTTTGATCCGACATTACTAAAGTACAAACCTCGAACAAGGGGTAAAACTGCTACAGAAATTAGTACGGTTGAGTTATTCCAGAAATTTACTCAGTATCAGGCAAAGCAGAAATGTTTATCCCCACGCTCTGTTGAGGCAAGATATAAACCACTCCAGAGACATTTAGAGCGATCGCTAAATATTCCCGCTAATAGGGTTACGGAAACTCTGGCAGGTAATTTTGTGGCATTGCAATTAGAGCAAGTAACCAATGGCACAGCAAAAGCTAGGCTCTGGTTACTACAAAGTTGTTGGGAGTGGGCAAGGGGGAAATATCAGATTGCCGATGCTAACCCTTGGACTGCCCATATACCCAAGATTAAAGTAAGTGAATCCAAACGAGTTAAACCTTTCACTGCTAATGAGATTCAATTAATCCTGAATGCGTTTAAGTGCGATCGCTACTATTCCCACTATTACCCCTTAGTATCTTTCCTGTTTGGCACGGGTTGCCGATTTGGTGAGGCTGTAGGTTTGCGATGGAGAAATGTAGCTGATGATTTTAGTCACATTATCTTTTGCGAAACGATAAGCAGGGGAGAGCATAGGAATACTACCAAGACGGGTAAAGCTAGGACAGTGGTTCTTAGTCCTAGGGTATCGGCAATGCTTAAACTGCATTCTGAACATCCCCACAAACCAGATGATTTAGTATTCACCTCTCCTAAAGGAAATCCGATAGATGACCATAACTTCAATCGCAGGGCATGGAAAACGATAATTAATCAGATTGGAATTGAATACCGTAAACCATACTGTACAAGACATTCTGCTATATCTCATGCTTTAGCCAATGGAGCAAATTATCTTGATGTTGCGGAGGCATCTGGGCATAATCCCAAGGTGATGTTTCAGAATTACGCTAGTTCAATAAACCAAAAATCTATATTTGTGGAGTTTTAG
- a CDS encoding site-specific integrase, with amino-acid sequence MNGRQIIKIGEDKGWLRLRWTFQGKRYALTLGLPDSKTNRVVASRRANEIEIDIISGHFDSSLNKYRSNWQKVETMQKTRVFLSGAVAQFVQYKCDRVDVRTKERYGLFQRQFVEFFGDIDLLLFSQVECERYTKELFSNLSHSTASEKVTIARSFFDWAIKNDHATVNVFSDLPIPRRPQKESARPFSQSEVKTIISAFETNRYYAWYYPFVSVLFGTGMRLGEASGLEWSKISSDRTQIEVSQSYSDSRMKPTKTNRSRIFKVSASVTKILESLPVRDGFIFQSAKGNPIDLRNFRNRAWAAIMEQTGIEYRKPYITRSTFISHALASGMHPLMVAQITGHDPETMFANYAGFINSIPTTPDLF; translated from the coding sequence ATGAATGGTAGACAAATAATCAAGATTGGAGAAGATAAGGGATGGCTCCGATTGCGATGGACTTTTCAAGGTAAACGGTATGCTCTAACCCTTGGGCTGCCTGACTCTAAAACAAATCGTGTGGTGGCAAGCAGACGTGCTAATGAGATCGAGATTGATATCATCTCTGGGCATTTCGATTCTAGTCTGAATAAATATCGCTCCAATTGGCAGAAAGTGGAAACGATGCAGAAAACACGGGTTTTCTTGTCGGGTGCTGTAGCACAGTTTGTCCAATACAAATGCGATCGTGTGGATGTGAGAACAAAGGAAAGGTACGGACTATTTCAGAGACAGTTTGTAGAGTTCTTTGGTGATATTGATTTACTGCTGTTCTCACAGGTAGAGTGCGAACGATATACTAAGGAACTATTCAGCAATCTATCTCACAGTACAGCTTCAGAGAAAGTAACTATCGCTAGGTCTTTTTTTGATTGGGCTATCAAGAATGACCATGCTACGGTCAATGTCTTCAGCGATTTACCTATACCACGCCGACCACAAAAAGAGAGTGCCAGACCTTTTAGCCAAAGTGAAGTAAAGACGATCATTTCAGCTTTTGAAACTAACCGATATTATGCTTGGTACTATCCGTTTGTCTCGGTTCTATTTGGAACAGGTATGCGCTTGGGAGAAGCCTCGGGTTTGGAGTGGTCAAAGATTAGTAGCGATCGCACTCAAATTGAAGTTAGTCAGTCCTATAGCGATAGCAGGATGAAACCCACAAAAACTAACCGTAGTCGCATTTTTAAGGTATCAGCTAGTGTTACTAAGATTCTTGAATCTCTGCCAGTAAGGGATGGTTTTATCTTCCAGTCAGCTAAAGGAAATCCAATAGATCTTCGTAATTTTAGAAATCGGGCATGGGCGGCGATTATGGAACAGACGGGAATTGAGTATCGTAAGCCTTACATAACTCGTAGCACTTTCATCTCTCATGCCTTGGCTTCTGGGATGCACCCGCTTATGGTTGCTCAAATTACTGGACACGATCCAGAGACTATGTTTGCTAACTATGCAGGATTTATCAATTCAATTCCAACTACTCCCGATCTATTCTAA
- a CDS encoding thermonuclease family protein translates to MTPYFVPPNIGICHVKRVIDGDTLECDKLKIRLCGADAPEKLQPFGKAATAKLTQLALNKNVRLVSNGIDIYHRILAEVWLDNRLLNAELIRSGLAYTYGTCPTQKTVLGNAEKSAIANKFGVWQSGVSGQQRPWEYRRTQSKIRIDRE, encoded by the coding sequence ATGACACCCTACTTTGTACCCCCGAACATTGGAATATGCCACGTTAAGCGCGTGATTGATGGAGATACCCTTGAGTGCGACAAACTGAAAATCAGGCTCTGTGGCGCGGACGCTCCTGAAAAATTACAACCGTTTGGTAAAGCCGCCACCGCCAAGCTGACCCAACTGGCACTAAACAAAAATGTCCGTCTTGTCAGTAATGGCATCGATATTTACCACAGAATCCTTGCGGAAGTTTGGTTAGATAATCGACTACTCAATGCCGAGCTTATCAGGTCTGGACTTGCTTACACCTATGGCACCTGCCCCACGCAAAAGACAGTTTTAGGAAATGCTGAGAAAAGTGCGATCGCCAATAAATTTGGAGTTTGGCAATCTGGCGTAAGTGGACAACAACGCCCTTGGGAATATCGAAGAACCCAATCAAAAATTAGAATAGATCGGGAGTAG
- a CDS encoding glycoside hydrolase family 104 protein yields the protein MIQLLDVIAFYKGLDHQKKAIAYLQNNISKPVIDKFAYIWRTPEPVSPDQENSQIKAFLNLIRVPEGTTGIDGYRIMFTGKRFSSFADHPRIIQCAGELCSDAAGAYQFLSTTWDSLNLPDFSPENQDRGAIELIKRRFAYQNILDGNIRTALDKCSWEWASLPPGRYGQPSISYIECEALFVKFGGKLQ from the coding sequence ATGATTCAACTACTTGATGTCATCGCTTTCTACAAAGGACTAGACCACCAGAAGAAAGCGATCGCCTACCTGCAAAACAACATTTCCAAGCCAGTCATAGACAAGTTTGCATATATTTGGCGTACTCCTGAACCAGTTTCCCCAGATCAGGAAAACAGCCAAATCAAAGCTTTCCTAAACCTCATCCGAGTTCCTGAAGGTACCACTGGAATAGACGGTTATCGCATCATGTTCACAGGCAAGCGATTTTCATCCTTTGCCGACCATCCTAGAATCATCCAATGTGCAGGAGAACTTTGCTCTGATGCCGCAGGTGCCTATCAGTTTCTCAGTACCACTTGGGATTCTCTTAATTTGCCAGACTTCTCCCCAGAGAATCAAGATAGAGGGGCAATAGAACTAATCAAAAGGCGGTTCGCTTATCAAAACATCCTAGATGGCAATATCAGAACTGCCTTGGATAAATGCTCATGGGAATGGGCAAGTCTGCCCCCTGGTCGCTATGGGCAGCCCTCAATTAGTTATATAGAGTGCGAGGCACTATTTGTAAAGTTTGGAGGCAAGTTGCAGTAA
- a CDS encoding nuclease A inhibitor family protein produces MEPVPIIELPPVIEPTPEPVVEIILVIDPAPPISVQPEPIPPVIIDSPITPPVPEPLPPVVEPIPVTEPSPPVSILVVEPVPPAPTEHCYCDLDSKLNLADFEKQLTTLTKGLLYPSESDFPIEILSKGFSSKMPPIKGIEVRSLDRVIPNFLRNIDPDDQQSGNVERASLANRWQALYSFIKNNASVTAWHYPVKQKKYTHELIVLLLHPQGTVALKTKLVET; encoded by the coding sequence ATGGAACCAGTTCCAATAATTGAATTACCACCAGTTATTGAACCAACTCCTGAGCCTGTAGTTGAGATAATTTTAGTAATCGATCCTGCTCCTCCTATCTCAGTACAACCAGAACCTATACCACCTGTAATCATAGATTCTCCAATAACTCCACCTGTACCCGAGCCACTCCCCCCAGTAGTTGAACCGATACCTGTGACTGAGCCTTCACCACCAGTATCTATCCTAGTAGTGGAGCCAGTGCCACCAGCACCGACCGAACATTGCTACTGCGATCTTGATTCCAAGCTAAACCTAGCTGACTTCGAAAAACAGCTAACCACTCTTACCAAAGGATTACTCTATCCTAGCGAGTCCGACTTCCCCATCGAAATTCTATCAAAAGGATTTAGCAGCAAAATGCCACCCATCAAGGGGATTGAAGTTCGCAGCCTAGATCGGGTAATTCCCAACTTTCTACGCAATATTGATCCCGATGATCAACAATCTGGCAATGTCGAAAGGGCAAGTTTAGCTAACAGATGGCAAGCCTTGTATAGCTTTATCAAAAACAATGCTTCTGTCACTGCATGGCACTATCCCGTCAAACAGAAGAAATATACCCACGAGCTAATAGTGCTGTTGCTTCACCCCCAAGGCACCGTAGCATTGAAAACCAAACTTGTAGAAACCTAA
- a CDS encoding DNA-binding transcriptional regulator, producing the protein MITHTAKFVKELRYRLGMTQEQFAMELGVTLNTINRWENGKSHPSPLALEKITQLSKH; encoded by the coding sequence GTGATTACTCACACCGCCAAATTTGTTAAAGAACTGCGTTATCGCTTGGGAATGACCCAAGAACAGTTTGCTATGGAATTGGGAGTAACCCTCAACACGATCAACCGTTGGGAAAATGGTAAATCCCATCCTTCACCCTTAGCTTTAGAGAAGATTACCCAACTCAGTAAGCATTAA
- a CDS encoding DUF3768 domain-containing protein: protein MKTTTKNPIAELNDRFRKLPPNQDWRFTQGAREEAVELLKAIATFDTFTEDNDPYREHDFGSIEIQGERYFWKIDYFDLDLEYGSEDPSDPELTRRVMTIMHSSEY, encoded by the coding sequence ATGAAAACCACGACTAAAAACCCAATTGCCGAATTAAACGATCGGTTTCGTAAATTACCGCCTAATCAGGATTGGAGATTTACACAAGGAGCTAGAGAAGAAGCGGTAGAACTTTTGAAAGCGATCGCTACATTTGACACCTTTACCGAAGACAACGATCCATACAGAGAGCATGACTTCGGAAGTATTGAAATCCAAGGAGAGAGATATTTCTGGAAGATAGATTACTTTGACCTAGATTTAGAATACGGAAGCGAAGACCCAAGCGATCCAGAACTCACCCGTAGAGTTATGACCATCATGCACAGCAGCGAATATTAA
- a CDS encoding siphovirus Gp157 family protein — MTTLIQISRDLIELEEQLEELFDNPEAQDRLIDRWFWLENIEAQRDQKLDNYAALIQELQARADARKAEANRLSKRSQIDENKIKALKANLQRFFQAHELKTIETDRYRLTLAKNGGKAPMILDENYPTTNIPDRLTSREPDREAIRKALEKGEVLEFARLGDRSYSMRIK; from the coding sequence ATGACTACACTTATCCAAATTTCCAGAGATTTAATCGAACTTGAAGAACAGCTAGAGGAGTTATTCGATAATCCTGAAGCACAGGATCGATTGATAGACCGATGGTTTTGGCTTGAAAATATTGAAGCCCAACGAGACCAAAAGCTAGACAACTATGCAGCCTTGATCCAAGAATTACAGGCTAGAGCAGATGCAAGAAAGGCAGAAGCTAATAGACTTAGCAAGCGATCACAGATTGACGAGAACAAAATAAAAGCTCTCAAAGCCAATTTACAGCGATTCTTTCAAGCCCACGAACTCAAGACCATCGAAACAGATCGATATAGATTGACCCTAGCCAAGAACGGCGGCAAAGCTCCTATGATTCTTGACGAAAACTACCCAACTACCAACATCCCAGATCGGTTAACAAGCCGTGAGCCAGACCGTGAAGCAATCCGTAAAGCCTTGGAAAAAGGTGAAGTTTTAGAATTTGCCCGACTGGGCGATCGCAGTTACTCAATGAGAATTAAATAA